The Anas acuta unplaced genomic scaffold, bAnaAcu1.1 SCAFFOLD_193, whole genome shotgun sequence genome includes the window TGCGACCGCTGGTGCTTGTTGAGGTCCGAGGGGTTGGTGAAGGTCTTGCCGCAGGCGCCGCAGCCGTAGGGCCGCTCGCCCGTGTGGAGCCGCTGGTGGGTGGTGAGGGTGGAGAGGTGGCCGAAGCTCTTGCCGCAGGCGCCGCAGGCGTAGGGCTTCACCCCGCTGTGGGTCCGCTGGTGGGTTTTCAGGTGGGTCAAGCGCCCGAAACTTTTGCCGCATTCCCCGCAGGGGTAGGGGCGCTCCTTGCCCGCCGCCCCTTGCGCCCACCGCGCCTTCTCGGTGCCCTCCTCCGTGGGTCCTGGGGGGGGTGGTTGCTGCGGGAGGGGGGTCCCTCTTGGCTCCTGGGGGGTCTCCGTTTGTGGGGGGGTCCCGATGGAGTCAGCCTGGAGggtgccggggagggggcgcggaggggcttgggggggcGAATTGGGGTCCTCCGGCTCTCCGCTCGCCACCGTGGGACCTgtgtggggtgtggggtggggtggggtggggtggggggggggggggggggaaaaagggggtgCATGAGGTTGGGGAGCCCCCCCCAGGGTGCTCCTCAACACCCTGGGGTCTCCCTCCAGCAGCGGTGGGGGTGGTCtgcgtcctgctgctggggaaaaccccaaatcccccaaattgGTGGGGGCCACCTtcgtctcctcctcctcctcggtaGAGGTCCCGGGACCTCTTTTTGgccatggggggggggacctgagcagcccaaacctgcccccccccccccccacctcaaAGTGCCCCACACCcatattttttgggggggaaaccCACCCTTTTCCTACACCCCCTTACCCGTTTCCCGCGGGTTCTCCTCTTCCTCGTCTTCCTCGGGGTCGAACTTGACCTTGCCCCACGCCGCCTCCCCCCGCCACCCGtctccggggggggggggtccgggggggctCTTCTGGGGGGTCCGACACCACCTCGGGGTCCTCGGCGTCCCCGGGGgccacctcctccaccttcACTCGCACCGTCACCTGCGGGACATGAGCACAACGGGGGGGCCCCCAAAAAGTTGGGGGGGGGCATTAAAAATGGGGGGGCAACCCtatatttttgggggggggattaCAATTGGGCGCTTCCCTTTATTTTGGGGGTTATTACAAAGTGGGtgcttttattttggggggggcaTTGTAAAAGGGGGGTGGGGTGCTACCCTGGATTTTGGGGGTCACAAAAAAGG containing:
- the LOC137849161 gene encoding LOW QUALITY PROTEIN: oocyte zinc finger protein XlCOF19-like (The sequence of the model RefSeq protein was modified relative to this genomic sequence to represent the inferred CDS: deleted 1 base in 1 codon) is translated as WGPPRCAHVPQVTVRVKVEEVAPGDAEDPEVVSDPPESPPGPPPPGDGWRGEAAWGKVKFDPEEDEEEENPRETGPTVASGEPEDPNSPPQAPPRPLPGTLQADSIGTPPQTETPQEPRGTPLPQQPPPPGPTEEGTEKARWAQGAAGKERPYPCGECGKSFGRLTHLKTHQRTHSGVKPYACGACGKSFGHLSTLTTHQRLHTGERPYGCGACGKTFTNPSDLNKHQRSHTGERPYPCAACGKRFSQQSNLTMHRRSHTQERPYPCGACGKSFKYLADLTVHERSHTGERPFPCGHCGKSFSNKSSLARHTRIHARAAARDK